A single window of Rana temporaria chromosome 1, aRanTem1.1, whole genome shotgun sequence DNA harbors:
- the AADAT gene encoding kynurenine/alpha-aminoadipate aminotransferase, mitochondrial isoform X1: MSDCAEGTYKDTDMNYARFLTAVSAARKPSPIRALTDLLMRSPPSMISLAGGIPNPNTFPFKAASITLDDGTAIEIGESLMKKALQYSATAGIPELVSWLKDLQKKMHNPPTLSYSPEKGQMELCVTSGSQEGLSKVFEMLVNPGDNVLLDTPTYSGTIAAVRPLGCNLIGVPTDQHGIIPTALKEVLSRWRPEDATNPEKNNPKVLYTIPNGGNPTGASLTEERKIEIYQIAREYDLIIVEDDPYYFLQFNKPWAPSFLSMDVDGRVIRADSMSKVLSSGLRIGFLTGPKPLIERIILHMQVSTLQTSTFTQILTYQLLQKWGVEGFLEHIDSVIDFYRSQKDAILTSADKWLTGLAEWHSPSAGMFLWMKIKGVPDTHQMIMQKALSNQVLLVPGSAFSTDSSEPSPYVRASFSLSSPEQIDLGLQRLSSLIIAERK; encoded by the exons ctgaTCTGTTAATGAGGTCTCCACCTTCCATGATATCTTTAGCGGGGGGGATTCCAAATCCAAATACATTCCCATTCAAAGCTGCCAGCATAACATTGGATGATGGCACAGCCATAGAGATTGGAGAGAGTTTGATGAAGAAAGCTCTACAGTACTCTGCAACAGCTGG AATTCCTGAATTAGTCTCCTGGTTGAAAGATTTACAGAAGAAAATGCACAATCCGCCTACACTTAGTTATAGCCCTGAGAAAGGTCAGATGGAGCTGTGCGTCACCTCTGGAAGTCAGGAGGGCCTGTCCAAA GTATTTGAAATGCTTGTGAACCCTGGAGACAATGTCTTATTGGATACACCGACCTATTCAGGAACTATAGCTGCC GTAAGACCTTTGGGTTGCAATCTCATTGGTGTCCCCACTGACCAACACGGTATTATTCCTACGGCTCTTAAGGAAGTTCTTTCTAGATGGCGACCAGAGGATGCTACTAATCCTGAAAAGAATAACCCAAAAGTTCTATATACCATACCAAATGGAGGTAATCCTACTGGGGCCTCCCTGACTGAAGAGCGCAAAATAGAAATATACCAG ATTGCACGGGAGTATGATTTAATTATTGTGGAGGACGATCCCTATTATTTTCTCCAGTTCAACAAg cctTGGGCTCCATCTTTCCTCTCAATGGATGTTGATGGGCGCGTTATCAGAGCAGACTCTATGTCTAAAGTCCTTTCTTCCGG ATTAAGGATTGGCTTTTTAACAGGTCCCAAACCACTCATCGAAAGGATTATACTGCACATGCAGGTCTCTACCTTACAAACAAGTACCTTCACTCAG ATTCTAACATATCAGCTGCTTCAAAAGTGGGGTGTAGAAGGCTTCCTGGAACATATTGATAG TGTAATAGACTTCTACAGATCACAGAAGGATGCCATACTCACTTCTGCAGATAAGTGGCTAACAG GTTTGGCTGAGTGGCACAGTCCTTCCGCTGGCATGTTCCTGTGGATGAAGATCAAGGGAGTCCCTGATACTCATCAAATGATCATGCAAAAAGCATTAAGTAACCAG GTTCTTTTAGTTCCTGGTTCTGCGTTCAGTACTGACAGTTCAGAGCCCAGCCCTTATGTGAGAGCTTCTTTCTCTTTGTCTTCTCCAGAACAAATAGACCTG ggaCTTCAAAGACTGTCATCACTTATCATTGCAGAAAGAAAATGA
- the AADAT gene encoding kynurenine/alpha-aminoadipate aminotransferase, mitochondrial isoform X2 has translation MNYARFLTAVSAARKPSPIRALTDLLMRSPPSMISLAGGIPNPNTFPFKAASITLDDGTAIEIGESLMKKALQYSATAGIPELVSWLKDLQKKMHNPPTLSYSPEKGQMELCVTSGSQEGLSKVFEMLVNPGDNVLLDTPTYSGTIAAVRPLGCNLIGVPTDQHGIIPTALKEVLSRWRPEDATNPEKNNPKVLYTIPNGGNPTGASLTEERKIEIYQIAREYDLIIVEDDPYYFLQFNKPWAPSFLSMDVDGRVIRADSMSKVLSSGLRIGFLTGPKPLIERIILHMQVSTLQTSTFTQILTYQLLQKWGVEGFLEHIDSVIDFYRSQKDAILTSADKWLTGLAEWHSPSAGMFLWMKIKGVPDTHQMIMQKALSNQVLLVPGSAFSTDSSEPSPYVRASFSLSSPEQIDLGLQRLSSLIIAERK, from the exons ctgaTCTGTTAATGAGGTCTCCACCTTCCATGATATCTTTAGCGGGGGGGATTCCAAATCCAAATACATTCCCATTCAAAGCTGCCAGCATAACATTGGATGATGGCACAGCCATAGAGATTGGAGAGAGTTTGATGAAGAAAGCTCTACAGTACTCTGCAACAGCTGG AATTCCTGAATTAGTCTCCTGGTTGAAAGATTTACAGAAGAAAATGCACAATCCGCCTACACTTAGTTATAGCCCTGAGAAAGGTCAGATGGAGCTGTGCGTCACCTCTGGAAGTCAGGAGGGCCTGTCCAAA GTATTTGAAATGCTTGTGAACCCTGGAGACAATGTCTTATTGGATACACCGACCTATTCAGGAACTATAGCTGCC GTAAGACCTTTGGGTTGCAATCTCATTGGTGTCCCCACTGACCAACACGGTATTATTCCTACGGCTCTTAAGGAAGTTCTTTCTAGATGGCGACCAGAGGATGCTACTAATCCTGAAAAGAATAACCCAAAAGTTCTATATACCATACCAAATGGAGGTAATCCTACTGGGGCCTCCCTGACTGAAGAGCGCAAAATAGAAATATACCAG ATTGCACGGGAGTATGATTTAATTATTGTGGAGGACGATCCCTATTATTTTCTCCAGTTCAACAAg cctTGGGCTCCATCTTTCCTCTCAATGGATGTTGATGGGCGCGTTATCAGAGCAGACTCTATGTCTAAAGTCCTTTCTTCCGG ATTAAGGATTGGCTTTTTAACAGGTCCCAAACCACTCATCGAAAGGATTATACTGCACATGCAGGTCTCTACCTTACAAACAAGTACCTTCACTCAG ATTCTAACATATCAGCTGCTTCAAAAGTGGGGTGTAGAAGGCTTCCTGGAACATATTGATAG TGTAATAGACTTCTACAGATCACAGAAGGATGCCATACTCACTTCTGCAGATAAGTGGCTAACAG GTTTGGCTGAGTGGCACAGTCCTTCCGCTGGCATGTTCCTGTGGATGAAGATCAAGGGAGTCCCTGATACTCATCAAATGATCATGCAAAAAGCATTAAGTAACCAG GTTCTTTTAGTTCCTGGTTCTGCGTTCAGTACTGACAGTTCAGAGCCCAGCCCTTATGTGAGAGCTTCTTTCTCTTTGTCTTCTCCAGAACAAATAGACCTG ggaCTTCAAAGACTGTCATCACTTATCATTGCAGAAAGAAAATGA